From one SAR202 cluster bacterium genomic stretch:
- a CDS encoding NAD(P)H-dependent oxidoreductase subunit E — MRRMEVALITDRKELRAVLREKFPRNHGQLLPALHFLQHEFGHLPDWAMEVVGWHLGIPASEVYGAATSYTELRIKKPGEHVVRVCTGLGCWMNGGKDLLSGLAHDLQAKPGETTSDGRITLEETLCGFLCGLAPAVEVDGKWQGRATAAAVHASVNGAAKP; from the coding sequence ATGCGGCGAATGGAGGTTGCCTTGATTACGGACCGCAAAGAGCTCCGCGCGGTGCTCCGCGAAAAGTTCCCGCGCAACCACGGGCAACTCCTCCCCGCGCTGCACTTCCTCCAGCACGAGTTCGGTCACCTGCCGGACTGGGCGATGGAGGTTGTAGGCTGGCACCTGGGCATCCCTGCCAGCGAGGTCTACGGCGCGGCAACGAGCTACACCGAGCTCCGCATCAAGAAGCCCGGGGAGCACGTCGTGCGCGTGTGCACGGGCCTCGGGTGCTGGATGAACGGCGGCAAGGACCTCCTGTCCGGCCTCGCGCACGACCTGCAGGCGAAGCCCGGCGAGACGACCTCCGACGGCCGCATTACCCTCGAAGAGACCCTCTGCGGCTTCCTCTGCGGGTTGGCGCCAGCGGTCGAGGTAGATGGGAAGTGGCAAGGGCGCGCGACGGCCGCAGCGGTCCATGCGTCAGTCAACGGGGCGGCGAAGCCATGA
- a CDS encoding MoaD/ThiS family protein: MASQPAGEVVVTVELYGQARLLAGQKIVEVALPVRSSPADFAQRLADKYPALVGKAIRPDLSGPMDSYVLNLNGVEFISGASVELRQGDTLLLFSSQAGG; the protein is encoded by the coding sequence GTGGCCTCTCAGCCAGCCGGCGAGGTCGTGGTGACCGTGGAGCTATACGGGCAGGCGCGCCTGCTGGCGGGACAGAAGATCGTGGAGGTGGCCCTGCCCGTGCGCTCCTCCCCGGCGGATTTCGCCCAGAGGCTCGCCGACAAATACCCAGCCCTTGTCGGCAAGGCCATCCGACCGGACCTGTCTGGGCCGATGGACAGCTACGTCCTGAACCTCAATGGGGTGGAATTCATCAGCGGCGCGTCTGTAGAATTAAGGCAGGGCGACACTCTGCTCCTCTTCTCGAGCCAGGCAGGGGGGTAA
- a CDS encoding aldehyde ferredoxin oxidoreductase family protein gives MYGYHGQVMLIDLTTRKVAWEPLPESILRRFIGGIGLGTYLLYRYCPHGVEPLSPGNTLIFVTSPLVGSRLTTSSKFAVLTKSPLTGFIGDSLSSSFLATEIKKTGCDAVVITGRAASPTLLHITNNGVDYLDGAVLIGLTTSETEQAVKAKLGGMTRVASIGPAGEKLVKYASVANDGGRQAGRTGSGAVMGSKNLKAIAFRGSRPVEVFEKDALDTIGKDLTLRSLGPATEKYRTLGTMANVAVFNRLGTLPTKNFQQSTFDQAEQISGEAFVQSHHVKNAHCANCTIGCEQIVTTDDDGKQAKGRMEYESGFALGPLVGVGNPNTVIRASKMCDELGMDTISAGATIAWAMECFEKGILTPADTGGIDLRFGNEDALLKTLELISRREGIGALLADGSRIAAQRTGHGSEAWAMHVKGLEMPGYEPRSLKTMAVALSVATRGACHNRSSAYEADFSARVDRLKVDDERGRITAEGEDFSSVLDSLIWCKFLRKAFTDLHAESAAIYRHITGWDMTPGELKQAGERINNLKKLFNIREGWTRADDTLPARVLTETLPTGIVQGIGLTRDDLDMMIDGYYRARGWAADGTIPPAKIRELKLDDIVEQPSAIR, from the coding sequence ATGTACGGCTACCACGGCCAGGTCATGCTGATCGACCTTACCACCCGCAAGGTGGCGTGGGAGCCCTTGCCCGAGAGCATCCTGCGCCGCTTCATCGGCGGCATCGGCCTCGGCACGTATTTGCTCTATCGGTACTGTCCCCATGGCGTTGAGCCCCTTTCGCCCGGCAACACGCTCATCTTCGTCACCAGCCCACTCGTCGGCAGCAGGCTCACCACCTCAAGCAAGTTCGCGGTGCTAACGAAGTCGCCGCTCACCGGCTTCATCGGAGACTCCCTCTCATCCAGCTTCCTGGCGACCGAGATCAAGAAGACGGGCTGCGACGCGGTAGTCATCACCGGACGCGCGGCCTCGCCTACGCTCCTCCATATCACTAACAACGGAGTAGATTACCTCGACGGGGCCGTGCTCATTGGCCTCACGACGTCGGAGACCGAGCAGGCAGTGAAAGCGAAGCTCGGCGGCATGACTCGCGTGGCGAGCATCGGCCCGGCGGGCGAGAAGCTGGTGAAGTACGCGAGCGTTGCCAACGACGGCGGGCGGCAGGCGGGCCGGACGGGGTCCGGCGCCGTGATGGGCTCGAAGAACCTCAAGGCCATCGCCTTCCGGGGCAGCCGGCCCGTGGAAGTCTTCGAGAAGGATGCCCTCGACACGATAGGCAAGGACCTCACCCTCCGCAGCCTGGGGCCTGCGACGGAAAAGTACCGGACGCTCGGTACGATGGCGAACGTGGCCGTCTTCAACCGCCTCGGCACGCTGCCCACGAAGAACTTCCAGCAGTCCACCTTCGACCAGGCGGAGCAGATCAGCGGCGAGGCGTTCGTCCAGTCGCACCACGTCAAGAATGCCCACTGCGCCAACTGCACCATCGGCTGCGAGCAGATTGTGACGACGGACGACGACGGCAAGCAGGCGAAGGGGCGCATGGAGTACGAGAGCGGCTTCGCGCTCGGCCCGCTGGTCGGCGTCGGCAACCCCAACACCGTCATACGTGCGTCGAAGATGTGCGACGAGCTGGGCATGGACACGATCAGCGCCGGCGCGACGATCGCCTGGGCGATGGAGTGCTTCGAGAAGGGCATCCTGACGCCGGCGGACACGGGCGGCATCGACCTCCGGTTCGGCAACGAAGACGCGCTCCTGAAGACGCTGGAGCTGATCTCGCGGCGGGAAGGCATCGGCGCGCTGCTGGCGGACGGGAGCCGCATCGCCGCGCAGAGGACGGGCCATGGCTCAGAGGCCTGGGCGATGCACGTCAAAGGACTGGAGATGCCCGGCTACGAGCCGCGCAGCCTCAAGACGATGGCGGTGGCGCTCTCGGTGGCAACACGCGGCGCGTGCCACAACAGGTCGTCCGCATACGAGGCGGACTTCTCAGCGCGGGTTGACCGCCTCAAGGTGGACGACGAGCGCGGCCGCATCACGGCGGAGGGCGAGGACTTCTCGTCAGTGCTCGATTCATTGATCTGGTGCAAATTCCTCCGCAAGGCCTTCACGGACCTCCACGCCGAGTCCGCCGCCATCTACCGCCACATCACCGGCTGGGACATGACGCCGGGGGAGCTCAAGCAGGCGGGAGAGCGCATCAACAACCTCAAGAAGCTGTTCAACATCCGCGAGGGCTGGACGCGCGCGGACGATACCCTGCCCGCCCGCGTCCTCACAGAGACGCTGCCAACCGGGATAGTCCAGGGCATCGGCCTGACGCGGGACGACCTCGATATGATGATCGACGGCTACTACCGCGCCAGAGGCTGGGCCGCGGACGGCACGATACCTCCGGCTAAAATCCGTGAGCTCAAGCTCGACGACATAGTTGAACAACCGTCCGCCATACGCTAG
- a CDS encoding type II toxin-antitoxin system HicA family toxin, translating into MRRSDLIKYMRSQGCEFVRDGARHSWWRNPALNKATAVPRHSEIDDDLARNICRDLGIPKVR; encoded by the coding sequence ATGAGGCGTTCGGACCTCATAAAGTACATGCGCTCTCAAGGATGCGAATTTGTACGTGACGGAGCTCGACACTCCTGGTGGCGAAACCCAGCCCTTAATAAGGCGACAGCCGTGCCGAGGCACAGCGAGATAGATGACGATTTGGCCAGGAATATCTGTAGAGACCTGGGTATCCCGAAAGTCCGATAG
- a CDS encoding type II toxin-antitoxin system HicB family antitoxin, with product MNNYTAVIKQSGKWWIGWIEEIPGVNCQEATREELVVTLKVTLEEALAMNREEAIAAAGTQYEEESIAV from the coding sequence ATGAATAACTACACGGCGGTCATCAAACAGAGTGGTAAATGGTGGATTGGTTGGATTGAAGAGATCCCCGGTGTGAACTGCCAGGAAGCGACACGAGAAGAGCTTGTCGTGACCCTCAAGGTTACGCTCGAGGAAGCGCTGGCTATGAACCGGGAAGAAGCTATCGCCGCGGCGGGGACCCAATACGAGGAAGAGTCGATAGCCGTATGA
- a CDS encoding molybdenum cofactor guanylyltransferase, translating into MASKVNISGIVLAGGMSRRLGRNKALEPIGGEPLITRVIGRLSRVTDEIVVNVNDAERAAVLPLPKTTKVAVDIYPDSGSLGGIYTGLSAASGDWGIVVACDMPFLNLELFRRMVGLREGYDAVVPVLDGRPEPTHAVYSKRCLHFIEAKLKSNDLKIAKFFDGVRVRYVAQSEVEQIDPERLSFFNVNTQEDLDRAVALAAAGK; encoded by the coding sequence ATGGCCTCGAAAGTCAACATTTCCGGCATAGTGCTGGCGGGCGGGATGAGCCGACGGCTGGGGCGCAACAAGGCGCTTGAGCCGATCGGCGGCGAGCCGCTGATTACGCGCGTGATCGGCAGGCTGTCGCGCGTAACGGACGAAATCGTGGTGAACGTCAACGACGCGGAGCGCGCCGCTGTTCTGCCGCTGCCGAAGACCACGAAGGTTGCCGTGGACATCTACCCGGACTCCGGCTCTCTCGGAGGCATATACACCGGGCTCTCGGCAGCGAGCGGCGATTGGGGAATCGTCGTCGCCTGCGACATGCCCTTCCTCAACCTTGAACTATTCCGGCGCATGGTCGGCCTGCGCGAGGGCTACGACGCAGTGGTGCCGGTGCTCGACGGCAGGCCTGAGCCCACTCACGCGGTGTACTCGAAGCGTTGCCTCCACTTCATCGAAGCAAAGCTCAAGTCAAACGACCTCAAGATTGCGAAGTTCTTCGATGGGGTCAGGGTGCGCTACGTGGCGCAGTCCGAGGTGGAGCAGATCGACCCCGAGCGCCTGAGCTTCTTCAACGTGAATACGCAGGAAGACCTCGACCGGGCTGTCGCGCTCGCGGCGGCCGGGAAGTAG